The proteins below come from a single Dermacentor albipictus isolate Rhodes 1998 colony chromosome 7, USDA_Dalb.pri_finalv2, whole genome shotgun sequence genomic window:
- the LOC139047801 gene encoding SERTA domain-containing protein 2-like isoform X2 has translation MFSEAQPRGIKRKAHSLDDFSDGGGLDEEEDDEEEDSSSSSSCSSASSTTGGCSSGEDARSSYSRRQHVVFNMSICKLARFRQAPDPSLLRSVLVCNTLRALEREMRPPRGPEPATLPTAAATSPHHPHHPHHHHHSPHHHHHHLHGATPNGGLGAGHHHLPQHQPYGPATPFHNGGYADDYDRSCPPPGDSGRLTPFVRSPAEPPVSGPPPTPLWTDEDRLPSLNWSSVLNFGSGAPVTPPAPTVAEPVSSASACGITDPGCGSGGVNGSAPLYTLLPAHNSPAAAMVVTSSSASSSVLQTSPSSSSSSLASNSNSSGASSSSDEIFGDIDLSLYDFDLLSPLSPPHVKLAPVSAEDLMRSLAASQQQAADCVVTTTAASPSAATCQLVASSGQQISFGYKGLMGSEDHVATVMS, from the coding sequence ATGTTCTCGGAGGCGCAGCCCCGCGGGATCAAGCGCAAGGCGCACTCGCTCGACGACTTCTCCGACGGTGGCGGTCTCGACGAAGAGGAGGACGACGAAGAGGAGGACTCGAGCTCCTCCAGCTCCTGCTCATCGGCCAGCTCGACCACGGGCGGATGCTCGTCGGGCGAGGACGCCCGCTCCTCCTATTCGCGCCGCCAGCACGTGGTATTTAACATGAGCATCTGCAAGCTGGCCCGCTTCCGGCAGGCACCCGACCCCAGCCTTCTGCGCTCGGTGCTTGTGTGCAACACCCTGCGGGCGCTCGAGCGGGAAATGAGGCCGCCGAGAGGTCCCGAGCCGGCGACGCTACCGACGGCTGCTGCCACGTCGCCCCATCACCCTCACCACCCTCATCACCACCATCACTCgcctcaccaccaccaccatcacttACACGGCGCCACCCCCAACGGCGGGCTCGGAGCCGGTCACCACCACCTGCCACAGCACCAGCCGTACGGCCCTGCGACGCCCTTCCACAATGGCGGCTACGCGGACGACTACGACCGGTCGTGCCCTCCTCCGGGGGACAGCGGCCGCCTGACGCCCTTTGTGCGGTCTCCCGCCGAACCGCCGGTTTCCGGACCCCCTCCCACACCCCTGTGGACGGACGAGGACAGGTTGCCGAGTCTCAACTGGAGCTCGGTACTCAACTTCGGCAGCGGCGCGCCCGTCACGCCGCCGGCGCCCACGGTGGCCGAGCCAGTGTCCTCGGCGTCTGCGTGCGGCATTACCGACCCCGGGTGCGGCAGCGGCGGCGTTAACGGCTCGGCGCCCCTCTACACCCTGCTGCCCGCGCACAACTCGCCCGCGGCTGCCATGGTGGTCACTTCCTCGTCGGCATCTTCCTCGGTGCTGCAGACGAGCCCTTCCTCTTCCTCGTCGTCGCTGgccagcaacagcaacagcagtggtgcgagcagcagcagcgacgagaTATTCGGCGACATTGACCTGTCCCTGTACGACTTCGACCTGCTCTCGCCGCTGTCCCCGCCGCACGTCAAGCTGGCGCCGGTCAGTGCCGAGGACCTCATGCGCTCGCTGGCCGCGTCGCAGCAGCAGGCGGCCGACTGCGTAGTCACCACCACGGCCGCATCCCCGTCAGCCGCCACTTGCCAGCTGGTCGCCTCCTCGGGCCAGCAGATCAGCTTCGGCTACAAGGGACTCATGGGTTCCGAGGACCACGTGGCCACCGTCATGTCCTGA
- the LOC139047801 gene encoding SERTA domain-containing protein 2-like isoform X1, with protein sequence MGVEVSPLHALRFKSAAAPVAPPFHVSAMFSEAQPRGIKRKAHSLDDFSDGGGLDEEEDDEEEDSSSSSSCSSASSTTGGCSSGEDARSSYSRRQHVVFNMSICKLARFRQAPDPSLLRSVLVCNTLRALEREMRPPRGPEPATLPTAAATSPHHPHHPHHHHHSPHHHHHHLHGATPNGGLGAGHHHLPQHQPYGPATPFHNGGYADDYDRSCPPPGDSGRLTPFVRSPAEPPVSGPPPTPLWTDEDRLPSLNWSSVLNFGSGAPVTPPAPTVAEPVSSASACGITDPGCGSGGVNGSAPLYTLLPAHNSPAAAMVVTSSSASSSVLQTSPSSSSSSLASNSNSSGASSSSDEIFGDIDLSLYDFDLLSPLSPPHVKLAPVSAEDLMRSLAASQQQAADCVVTTTAASPSAATCQLVASSGQQISFGYKGLMGSEDHVATVMS encoded by the coding sequence AGTGCAGCAGCTCCCGTAGCCCCGCCTTTCCATGTGAGCGCCATGTTCTCGGAGGCGCAGCCCCGCGGGATCAAGCGCAAGGCGCACTCGCTCGACGACTTCTCCGACGGTGGCGGTCTCGACGAAGAGGAGGACGACGAAGAGGAGGACTCGAGCTCCTCCAGCTCCTGCTCATCGGCCAGCTCGACCACGGGCGGATGCTCGTCGGGCGAGGACGCCCGCTCCTCCTATTCGCGCCGCCAGCACGTGGTATTTAACATGAGCATCTGCAAGCTGGCCCGCTTCCGGCAGGCACCCGACCCCAGCCTTCTGCGCTCGGTGCTTGTGTGCAACACCCTGCGGGCGCTCGAGCGGGAAATGAGGCCGCCGAGAGGTCCCGAGCCGGCGACGCTACCGACGGCTGCTGCCACGTCGCCCCATCACCCTCACCACCCTCATCACCACCATCACTCgcctcaccaccaccaccatcacttACACGGCGCCACCCCCAACGGCGGGCTCGGAGCCGGTCACCACCACCTGCCACAGCACCAGCCGTACGGCCCTGCGACGCCCTTCCACAATGGCGGCTACGCGGACGACTACGACCGGTCGTGCCCTCCTCCGGGGGACAGCGGCCGCCTGACGCCCTTTGTGCGGTCTCCCGCCGAACCGCCGGTTTCCGGACCCCCTCCCACACCCCTGTGGACGGACGAGGACAGGTTGCCGAGTCTCAACTGGAGCTCGGTACTCAACTTCGGCAGCGGCGCGCCCGTCACGCCGCCGGCGCCCACGGTGGCCGAGCCAGTGTCCTCGGCGTCTGCGTGCGGCATTACCGACCCCGGGTGCGGCAGCGGCGGCGTTAACGGCTCGGCGCCCCTCTACACCCTGCTGCCCGCGCACAACTCGCCCGCGGCTGCCATGGTGGTCACTTCCTCGTCGGCATCTTCCTCGGTGCTGCAGACGAGCCCTTCCTCTTCCTCGTCGTCGCTGgccagcaacagcaacagcagtggtgcgagcagcagcagcgacgagaTATTCGGCGACATTGACCTGTCCCTGTACGACTTCGACCTGCTCTCGCCGCTGTCCCCGCCGCACGTCAAGCTGGCGCCGGTCAGTGCCGAGGACCTCATGCGCTCGCTGGCCGCGTCGCAGCAGCAGGCGGCCGACTGCGTAGTCACCACCACGGCCGCATCCCCGTCAGCCGCCACTTGCCAGCTGGTCGCCTCCTCGGGCCAGCAGATCAGCTTCGGCTACAAGGGACTCATGGGTTCCGAGGACCACGTGGCCACCGTCATGTCCTGA